The following proteins come from a genomic window of Nocardiopsis sp. YSL2:
- a CDS encoding DUF6351 family protein yields MLSRRGTRVLLGAGAAALAALFTVSGAPLAGLPAVVAAALPSSAAPARPPPAPPVGAEAAPDGTRPLTVEVLSSRPDTVTDGTALVRVALPASVEPHLVRLAADGADVTGNLRTVVLGDGGLALEGVVTGLPVGGSALVATVRGSDRSARLPVTNHPAAGPVFSGPHEEPFVCQTDDFALHGGGTLGPPLDADCSARTVVRYIYRTTGGAWAELPDPDRVPADAAETTTTTGRTVPYTVRVETGTANRSIYETAVLYAPGEEGPDPWHRHPGWNGRLVFRFGGGCAGGWYVQGRSTAGVLDPGMLARGYAVASSSLNVFGHNCNDLLAAESAAAVKERFVLSHGVPDATLGWGNSGGAYQAHQIADNHPGLLDGIVVAQSFPDVVSSVVPAVADARLLHAYTRAHPDALTRDRQTAVSGFGHWANIERMADSAVRLDPAGTCPARWSEHEVYHPEDNPGGARCELFAHTVNVYGTDPDTGLPRRPLDNVGVQYGLGALLDGTLDVDAFLHLNEHIGGLDEDGRVVGERMRADPGAVVAAYRTGRVLYTGNGLADIPVVDYRAYQDDTPGGDIHQRYHSFSTRARMVAANGHADNHVMLAESREHGRFSASAPVSGRALTEIDAWVSGIREQERARPERPRAEHVRTARPEWLVDSCWVGGPAAERVAAEQRPLTGGDPCADAFPVHTSPRTVAGAPLSSDVLACRLRPFDAAEHPADFDEEQAERAAAVFADGVCDYSVPGRGQQAPAGTWLRL; encoded by the coding sequence GTGCTGAGCCGCCGCGGCACGCGGGTCCTGCTCGGCGCCGGCGCGGCCGCACTGGCCGCCCTCTTCACGGTCTCCGGCGCGCCCCTGGCCGGACTGCCCGCCGTCGTCGCCGCGGCGCTGCCCTCCTCGGCCGCGCCCGCGAGGCCTCCCCCGGCACCGCCCGTGGGCGCGGAGGCGGCCCCCGACGGCACCCGTCCGCTCACGGTCGAGGTGCTCTCCTCCCGCCCCGACACCGTGACGGACGGCACCGCGCTGGTGCGCGTGGCCCTGCCCGCCTCGGTCGAACCGCACCTGGTGCGGCTGGCCGCCGACGGCGCCGACGTCACCGGGAACCTGCGCACGGTCGTGCTCGGCGACGGCGGACTGGCGCTGGAGGGCGTGGTCACCGGCCTGCCCGTGGGCGGCTCCGCCCTGGTGGCGACGGTGCGCGGCTCCGACCGCTCGGCGCGGCTCCCGGTCACCAACCACCCCGCCGCCGGTCCGGTGTTCTCCGGCCCGCACGAGGAGCCGTTCGTGTGCCAGACCGACGACTTCGCGCTGCACGGCGGCGGGACGCTGGGACCGCCGTTGGACGCGGACTGCTCGGCGCGGACCGTGGTCCGGTACATATACCGGACCACCGGCGGAGCGTGGGCGGAGCTGCCCGACCCGGACCGGGTGCCCGCCGACGCGGCCGAGACCACGACCACCACGGGTCGGACGGTCCCCTACACCGTGCGCGTGGAGACGGGTACGGCGAACCGGTCGATCTACGAGACGGCGGTGCTGTACGCGCCGGGTGAGGAGGGTCCCGACCCCTGGCACCGGCACCCGGGCTGGAACGGCCGGCTCGTGTTCAGGTTCGGCGGCGGATGCGCGGGCGGCTGGTACGTCCAGGGCCGCTCCACCGCCGGTGTCCTGGACCCCGGCATGCTCGCCCGGGGGTACGCGGTCGCCTCGTCCTCTCTGAACGTGTTCGGCCACAACTGCAACGACCTGCTGGCCGCCGAGAGCGCCGCCGCGGTCAAGGAGCGCTTCGTCCTCTCCCACGGGGTGCCCGACGCGACCCTGGGCTGGGGCAACTCCGGCGGCGCCTACCAGGCGCACCAGATCGCCGACAACCACCCGGGCCTGCTGGACGGGATCGTGGTCGCCCAGAGCTTCCCGGACGTGGTCTCGTCCGTGGTCCCGGCGGTGGCCGACGCCCGCCTGCTGCACGCCTACACGCGGGCCCACCCCGACGCGCTCACGCGCGACCGGCAGACGGCGGTGTCGGGGTTCGGGCACTGGGCGAACATCGAGAGGATGGCCGACTCGGCCGTACGCCTGGACCCCGCGGGCACGTGCCCCGCCCGGTGGTCCGAGCACGAGGTCTACCACCCCGAGGACAACCCCGGCGGGGCCCGCTGTGAGCTGTTCGCGCACACCGTCAACGTCTACGGCACCGACCCGGACACCGGCCTGCCCCGGCGCCCGCTGGACAACGTCGGCGTCCAGTACGGTCTCGGCGCCCTGCTCGACGGCACACTCGACGTGGACGCCTTCCTGCACCTGAACGAGCACATCGGGGGCCTGGACGAGGACGGCCGGGTGGTCGGGGAGCGGATGCGCGCCGACCCGGGCGCGGTCGTCGCCGCCTACCGGACCGGGCGGGTGCTGTACACCGGAAACGGGCTGGCCGACATCCCCGTGGTGGACTACCGCGCGTATCAGGACGACACTCCCGGCGGGGACATCCACCAGCGCTACCACTCCTTCTCCACGCGGGCGCGCATGGTCGCGGCCAACGGCCACGCGGACAACCACGTGATGCTGGCGGAGTCGCGCGAGCACGGTCGCTTCTCCGCGTCGGCGCCGGTCTCCGGGCGGGCCCTGACCGAAATCGACGCCTGGGTGAGCGGCATCCGCGAGCAGGAGAGGGCCCGTCCCGAGCGGCCGCGCGCCGAGCACGTGCGCACGGCCCGGCCGGAGTGGCTCGTGGACTCGTGCTGGGTGGGCGGGCCGGCGGCCGAGCGCGTGGCGGCCGAGCAGCGCCCCCTGACCGGCGGCGATCCCTGCGCGGACGCCTTTCCCGTGCACACGTCTCCGCGCACGGTGGCGGGCGCGCCGCTGTCCTCCGACGTCCTGGCGTGCCGCCTGCGGCCCTTCGACGCCGCCGAGCACCCGGCCGACTTCGACGAGGAGCAGGCCGAGCGCGCCGCCGCGGTCTTCGCCGACGGGGTGTGCGACTACTCCGTCCCCGGGCGCGGCCAGCAGGCCCCCGCCGGGACCTGGCTGCGCCTGTGA